One stretch of Armigeres subalbatus isolate Guangzhou_Male chromosome 2, GZ_Asu_2, whole genome shotgun sequence DNA includes these proteins:
- the LOC134214504 gene encoding kxDL motif-containing protein CG10681 isoform X2 produces the protein MHSGRPESEFSIECFQNYTAPEVFVQGLAGLVNQTDVEVMIRAQKQMLQRFEKTNEMLLNCNALSQSRLKIASDDFKKHTKLLNEMKKDLDYIFKKVRNIKSKLSTQYPQPFAEAAAKNKPVSFDEEDEIDTARRAETLDEGNPSRTATPVKQQASAGGVKQQLPKQMMEKEKKKLIGGAGQMDPETTTVSYMKMEQSPENRKSGKASPIDPKRSSLLSTQSSSTDNSNDSSECTSDTG, from the exons ATGCACTCTGGCAGACCAGAAAGTGAATTTAGCATTGAGTGTTTCCAAAACTACACCGCACCCGAGGTGTTCGTACAGGGATTGGCTGGATTGGTCAATCAAACGGATGTCGAAGTGATGATTCGTGCCCAGAAGCAAAT GTTACAGCGATTCGAGAAAACCAACGAGATGTTGCTCAACTGCAATGCACTGAGTCAAAGTCGACTGAAGATTGCGAGCGACGATTTCAAAAAGCACACCAAGCTGCTCAACGAGATGAAAaaggatttggattatatttttaaGAAAGTAAGGAATATTAAATCGAAGTTGAGCACCCAATATCCGCAACCATTTGCCGAGGCAGCAGCCAAGAATAAACCTGTAagttttgatgaagaagatgaaATTGACACCGCAAGGCGTGCAGAAACGCTGGACGAAGGTAACCCATCGCGGACGGCTACTCCAGTGAAACAGCAGGCTTCGGCCGGGGGAGTGAAGCAGCAGCTTCCCAAACAGATGATGGAAAAGGAGAAGAAAAAACTTATTGGTGGCGCCGGCCAGATGGATCCGGAAACGACTACCGTTAGTTACATGAAGATGGAACAGAGTCCAGAAAACCGAAAGTCCGGCAAGGCCAGCCCCATTGATCCGAAACGAAGCTCTTTGTTGTCAACACAAAGCAGTTCAACGGACAATTCCAATGATTCATCGGAATGCACCTCTGACACTGGTTAG
- the LOC134214504 gene encoding kxDL motif-containing protein CG10681 isoform X1, whose amino-acid sequence MNSEMSSSMHSGRPESEFSIECFQNYTAPEVFVQGLAGLVNQTDVEVMIRAQKQMLQRFEKTNEMLLNCNALSQSRLKIASDDFKKHTKLLNEMKKDLDYIFKKVRNIKSKLSTQYPQPFAEAAAKNKPVSFDEEDEIDTARRAETLDEGNPSRTATPVKQQASAGGVKQQLPKQMMEKEKKKLIGGAGQMDPETTTVSYMKMEQSPENRKSGKASPIDPKRSSLLSTQSSSTDNSNDSSECTSDTG is encoded by the exons ATGAATTCTGAAATGAGCAGTAGCATGCACTCTGGCAGACCAGAAAGTGAATTTAGCATTGAGTGTTTCCAAAACTACACCGCACCCGAGGTGTTCGTACAGGGATTGGCTGGATTGGTCAATCAAACGGATGTCGAAGTGATGATTCGTGCCCAGAAGCAAAT GTTACAGCGATTCGAGAAAACCAACGAGATGTTGCTCAACTGCAATGCACTGAGTCAAAGTCGACTGAAGATTGCGAGCGACGATTTCAAAAAGCACACCAAGCTGCTCAACGAGATGAAAaaggatttggattatatttttaaGAAAGTAAGGAATATTAAATCGAAGTTGAGCACCCAATATCCGCAACCATTTGCCGAGGCAGCAGCCAAGAATAAACCTGTAagttttgatgaagaagatgaaATTGACACCGCAAGGCGTGCAGAAACGCTGGACGAAGGTAACCCATCGCGGACGGCTACTCCAGTGAAACAGCAGGCTTCGGCCGGGGGAGTGAAGCAGCAGCTTCCCAAACAGATGATGGAAAAGGAGAAGAAAAAACTTATTGGTGGCGCCGGCCAGATGGATCCGGAAACGACTACCGTTAGTTACATGAAGATGGAACAGAGTCCAGAAAACCGAAAGTCCGGCAAGGCCAGCCCCATTGATCCGAAACGAAGCTCTTTGTTGTCAACACAAAGCAGTTCAACGGACAATTCCAATGATTCATCGGAATGCACCTCTGACACTGGTTAG
- the LOC134208895 gene encoding uncharacterized protein LOC134208895, with protein sequence MTRGGSGYTRGRGSRGGSSYRGGGSYRGSDQHGRSSYNGRDSSRNRYSGGGGSYGDSRSSRYDSDRYSRPDNRQGGYKRNDSYKDSRDRRSPDRKRPRTDHTSQGGRRDYGGSSASGDYHRRDSSGARGGSSNRYHDSGSSSYDKRGNDHHSSSVGSSGGGGGASRDRMDNRSSSRGRGDRSREPMGPPRSLAPRSTVGRGPPIRPSMGSRGSAPMSTLRRGSTRGRLTSRFRNDGRRGMITSRMGIRRDPRTLPPRRRFPPIRGGRDGIGGRIVKRPITDSRVSRKALIKRALAAAKELDDEQTTENEGEDDDEEVDEEKDTNEGDDEEVLEEAKDDEEEEEDDGDKTVKDEEEDDEDAEGDKTVDTEDKEEGDDNADETKEGDDGEGDEKADAPSTPKKNVKKVAVKSKGTPASEKSGDKDGEKKKSDTKITTKYTKSYIKLNCVQCHTKCITFKEYQNHLFRGLHRAAMHRLADKTRDKLMEMRQVQRAAQKEEDEKVDESSEQKSSYCLLCQLNFRQPKSVHQQSDGHKEMKRFLMPFCATCKIGFKSPMAYEAHRASLEHLKFKARVERYAKEESGIDGAEIDLENFTTVDEVGNVDEPADSSKESLSTPKKSESGGRAGSDDEDDSDDGTVIGGEHVKLVEVQFCDLCNMFLSRREEPEKMLAMHCKTRSHLKLYIRQREDKKLRERAERIHKKKLSDAKAKKDAKKEKDASTSEADASEKLETVKKEEGEGKDGTTDDQMWEVVDNDIGDLLREVSGPGEDGEEEEDDEKTSSERYDKFKHTEKNGLDQSSIHDAADEEVEKKAGVKKATNGDATGADKEIKAEA encoded by the exons ATGACCCGCGGAGGTAGCGGATATACGAGGGGCCGTGGCTCCCGTGGAGGAAGTTCTTACCGCGGCGGCGGCAGCTACCGGGGATCTGACCAGCATGGAAGGAGCAGTTACAACGGAAGAGATAGCTCCCGCAATCGTTACAGTGGTGGCGGAGGAAGCTACGGAGATTCGCGTTCATCCCGTTATGATAGCGACCGATATTCGAGACCGGATAACCGCCAAGGGGGGTACAAGCGGAACGATTCTTATAAG GATTCACGAGATCGTCGTTCTCCAGATCGTAAGAGGCCACGCACCGACCATACATCTCAG GGTGGTCGTCGAGATTATGGTGGTAGCAGCGCAAGCGGAGATTATCACCGCAGGGATAGTAGCGGTGCCCGCGGTGGCTCTTCCAATCGGTATCATGACAGTGGCAGCTCATCCTATGATAAACGTGGCAATGATCATCATTCTTCATCGGTTGGTAGcagcggtggcggcggcggcgctaGCCGTGATCGAATGGACAATCGCAGCAGTAGCCGGGGACGCGGCGATAGATCCCGGGAGCCGATGGGACCACCGAGATCGCTTGCTCCTCGTAGCACCGTGGGTCGGGGTCCACCGATCCGCCCGTCAATGGGTTCGCGTGGGTCGGCGCCAATGTCGACGCTGCGTCGGGGTTCGACACGAGGTAGGCTTACGAGTCGTTTCAGGAACGATGGACGACGTGGGATGATTACTAGCCGGATGGGCATCCGGCGGGATCCGCGAACGCTGCCACCTAGGAGACGTTTTCCGCCAATCCGCGGCGGACGGGACGGCATCGGAGGACGCATCGTAAAGCGACCAATTACAGACTCGAGAGTGTCTAGGAA GGCTCTGATCAAGCGAGCTTTGGCTGCTGCTAAGGAGTTGGATGATGAGCAAACCACAGAGAATGAAGGAGAAGATGATGACGAGGAAGTTGATGAGGAGAAGGATACCAACGAAGGGGATGAtgaggaagtcctggaagaaGCCAAGGatgacgaagaagaagaagaagatgacggGGATAAAACCGTCAAGGACGAAGAAGAGGATGATGAAGACGCCGAGGGGGATAAAACTGTTGACACGGAAGACAAGGAAGAAGGTGACGACAATGCCGATGAAACCAAAGAAGGTGACGATGGTGAAGGCGATGAAAAAGCAGACGCTCCTTCAACCCCCAAAAAGAATGTCAAGAAGGTTGCCGTCAAATCTAAGGGCACTCCAGCAAGCGAAAAATCCGGCGACAAGGATGGAGAGAAGAAGAAATCGGACACCAAAATCACGACGAAGTACACCAAGTCGTACATCAAGTTGAATTGTGTTCAGTGTCACACTAAGTGCATCACTTTCAAG GAATATCAAAACCATTTGTTCCGTGGGTTGCATCGGGCTGCAATGCATCGTCTTGCTGACAAGACTCGTGATAAATTGATGGAGATGCGTCAGGTGCAGCGGGCTGCTCAGAAAGAAGAGGATGAGAAGGTAGATGAATCCAGTGAGCAGAAATCTTCATATTGTTTGTTGTGTCAGCTGAACTTCCGGCAGCCGAAGTCTGTCCACCAGCAATCGGACGGGCACAAGGAGATGAAACGATTCTTGATGCCGTTCTGTGCCACTTGCAAGATTGGTTTCAAGAGCCCCATGGCTTACGAAGCCCATCGAGCATCGTTGGAACATCTTAAATTCAAAGCTCGCGTTGAACGGTACGCCAAAGAAGAATCTGGCATAGATGGTGCTGAAATCGATCTGGAGAACTTCACCACCGTCGACGAGGTAGGTAACGTGGATGAACCAGCCGATTCCAGTAAGGAGAGCCTTTCCACGCCCAAAAAGAGCGAATCCGGTGGAAGAGCTGGTTCGGACGACGAAGACGACAGCGATGACGGTACCGTCATCGGTGGTGAACACGTCAAGTTGGTGGAAGTCCAGTTCTGCGATTTGTGCAATATGTTCCTGTCCAGAAGGGAAGAACCAGAAAAAATGCTCGCTATGCATTGTAAGACTCGTTCACATCTCAAGCTGTATATTCGTCAGCGAGAAGACAAAAAACTTCGAGAACGGGCCGAACGAATCCACAAGAAAAAACTCAGCGATGCTAAGGCTAAGAAAG ATGCTAAGAAGGAGAAAGATGCCAGCACTTCGGAAGCGGATGCCAGCGAGAAACTTGAAActgtgaagaaggaagaaggagaaggcaAGGACGGAACAACGGACGACCAAATGTGGGAGGTTGTTGACAACGACATCGGAGATTTGTTACGTGAAGTAAGTGGCCCTGGGGAGGACGGCGAGGAAGAGGAAGACGATGAAAAGACCAGCTCCGAGAGGTATGACAAATTCAAGCACACTGAAAAGAACGGGCTAGATCAGAGCAGCATCCACGATGCGGCCGATGAAGAGGTCGAAAAGAAAGCCGGAGTGAAGAAAGCCACCAATGGTGACGCTACCGGAGCCGACAAAGAAATCAAGGCTGAAGCTTAA
- the LOC134214506 gene encoding U3 small nucleolar ribonucleoprotein protein IMP3 — MVRKLKFHEQKLLKKVDFFNWKETNNLNEVKVMRKYNIQRREDYTTYNKLSRNIRELAGKIAEVDSKHPFRTEMSALLLEKLYVLGLIPTKWDLENANKITASSFCRRRLPLVLLRNKMSENIKHATKMIEHGHVRVGTEVVKDPAFLVPRTLEDFVTWVDGSAIRKHVLEYNDMRDDFEM, encoded by the exons atggttcgaAAACTCAAGTTTCACGAGcagaaacttttgaaaaaagtcgaCTTCTTCAACTGGAAGGAAACTAACAATCTCAATGAGGTGAAAGTAATGCGTAAATACAATATCCAAAGGCGTGAGGATTACACTAC ATACAACAAATTATCACGAAACATCCGAGAGTTGGCCGGCAAAATCGCCGAAGTGGACTCCAAGCATCCCTTCCGGACGGAGATGAGCGCTTTGCTGCTGGAGAAACTTTACGTGCTAGGTCTGATTCCAACCAAGTGGGATCTGGAGAATGCCAACAAGATCACCGCTTCGTCTTTCTGTCGGCGACGGTTACCGTTGGTGCTGCTGCGTAATAAAATGTCGGAGAACATCAAACATGCCACCAAAATGATCGAGCACGGCCACGTACGGGTGGGCACCGAAGTGGTCAAGGATCCGGCCTTTCTGGTACCGCGCACACTGGAGGACTTCGTTACGTGGGTGGACGGATCGGCGATTAGGAAACACGTGCTGGAGTATAATGATATGAGGGACGATTTCGAGATGTAA